aaaaatcttctatagaaaattttgtcaaaattttatttctatagataattttgtcaaaattttatttctacagaaaattttgtcaacattttatttctacagaaaattttgtcaacattttatttcaacagaaaaattttgttaaaattttatttctatagaaaattttgtcaaaattttatttctatagaaaattttgtcaaaattttatttctacagaaaattttgtcaacattttattttttttactagagcccaagtaattcgactgtggatgactgtctttaATAGAACTTTGTGAGCAAtccgtggagcagggtatataaCATTCGACCCGGTTAAACTTTCTGCTGTTTATACTTGATTTTctatttcttcaaactacagtaGCGACAACAAGCTCgttctcagcaaaaaaaaaaaaaataaatatttgaaagcgtaacaatttttgttattgttatacaaacaaaaaacatacaAAGAGGGCGCTTCATACTATGGCAACAACATGAAACAACCCTAATTTTGGTCACACCAATTCAATGCAATGCCCTcttcgtaaaaaaaaacaaactgaaaAGAAAAAGTAAAATAGGACAACCAACGGACTAACGACCGCAACACAGTCACTCTTGGGATTTGCATTAGGGCCAAGCGGTAGTCCTAAGATAGAATTATTGTGTGGAGCAAAGCTCTATTCCCATTTGATGGTActaccaatattttaatttggaactaaaaaaataaaaaaaaacaaaagaaaagaaaactcaaaACAATGTAAAGAATAACAAGAGagatacaacaacaaaacacaaaGTAGTAAAGTGGACACTAAGTTTAGCTGGCAAGAAATTGATGTCCTGTTGGTGGTGCTGAGTGAAAGTGTGGCTAAGTCCACACTGATATATCTGTCAAACTATAAAAGTTTGCGGTGTAgtttaaacaatattttttgacttcaattacgaaattaattgatccaataagttattaattgaaattgcttcagtcATGGAAATGATAATTGCTATGATCCAATCAATGCAAAATAAatcaagaaacaagtatatacggccgtaagttcgacccaaccgaattttatgtacccaccaccctcaatcaaatataattgtttcctttgGTTACTTGAAAATGAgattcaggtggatttgatgacagagcaATACATGGACCGCCAAattgagagatcggtctatgtggaggttataccaaaatatgaaccgatttaaagggtgatacggtcaaaatttggtcaatataaacttgacgtatttctttcaattttgcatttaaaaaacctgaacacccctcattttgaaggtgtgtgtgtgtagaatgttgctcctattttgattttggaattcactcttcagttgtcaaaatgccgtccaagcaagaagagcagcgtatcaaaattttgctcgcgcatcgcgaaaatccgagctactcgcacgcaaagctggcaaaatcgctaaaagttgccaaatcaaccgttacaaatgtaattaaagtgtttggagaacgtttttcgacagccaggaagcctggatcgggggggaatcgaaaaccggaagccgctgagacgacaaagagagttgccggtagtttcaagcgaaagtagttgttattgatgtagatcggatggtattggtatTGGTAATGGACCATATTGgacgacttttacgtatagcacccatataaatcgaccccaggtttggtttgcggagcctctcagaggagcaaaattcatccgatgcggttggtgtaagtatatggtctctaacaaccatgcaaaaattggtccatatcggtcaataattatataaagcccccatataaaccgttcctcagatttgacctccggagccttttggagaagtaaaattcatcggatccggttgaaatttggtacgtggtctctaacaaccatgcaaaacttggcctatatcggtccatagttatatatagcccccatataaaccgatccccagatttgaccttcggagcctcttgaaggagcaacattcatctgatctggttgaaatttgatacgtggtgttagtatatggtctgtaacagccatgtcagaattggtccatatcggtccataattatatatagcccctatataaaccgattcccagatttgacctgctgagcctcttggaggagcaaaactcatcagatccggttgaaatttggtacgtggtgttagtatatggtctgtaacagccatgtcaggattggtccatatcggttcataattatatataaccccataaaaaccgatccccagatttgtcttgagggccctctaagagaagcaaatttcatccgattcggttgaaatttggtacgtggtgttagtatatggtatcttataaccatgcaaaaattggtccatatcggttcataattatatatagcccccatataaaccgatccccagatttgaccttcggagcctcttggaggtgcaaaactcatccgatccgtttgaacttttttacattgcgttagtatatggtcggcaACAACCAtgcgagaattggtccatatcggtccataattatatatagctcccatataaaccgatccccagatttggcttgcggggcctctaagagaagcaaatttcatccgattcggttgaaacttagtatgtggtgttaatatatggcctcttataaccatgcaaaaatgcggccatatcggtgcataattatatatagatcacatataaaccgatccccagatttggcttgcggggcctctaaaagaagcaaatttcatccgatcccgctgaaacttAGTatgtggagttagtatatggtcggcaACAACCAtgcgagaattggtccatatcggtgcataattatatatagctcccatataaaccgatccccagatttggcttgcggggcctctaaaagaagcaaatttcatccgatcccgctgaaacttagtatgtggtgttaatatatggtctcttataaccatgcaaaactgcggccatatcggtgcataattatatatagatcacatataaaccgatccccagatttcagcttcggagcctcttggaggagcaaaattcatccgatccggttgaaatttggtacattgcgctagtatttggccgataacaatcatgccaaaattgttccgtatcgatctatagttataaatagcccccaaataaaccgatccccaaacacagaaaaatcacgattgtcactcgagccaaaatttgccaaaattttattgccaaagaaaattttatatttctatagaaaattttgtcaaaagtttatttgtaaagaaaattttgtcaacattttatttctttaggaaattttgtcaaaatataatttctatacaaaattttgtcaaaattttatttctatagaaaattttgtcagaattttatttttgtagaaaattttgtcaaaatgttatttctatagaaaatttatgaagcatctcttatttggagaggaatattttgcaaaatcttccaaaacatcaagaattctacaaatcgaccaaacagtaaaaaaagctgtcatttttggtagactcgtgttcataattgtatatagcccctatataaagcgacctccatatttcaattctggctctatagttaccgcacaaaagtgcctatcgattcgtaattatttcttccctatatacgaGTATACCGGTcatgaactgaatatatacgtatttaatcgacctttcttttgtctagtatatatcccgcatggactaacttacaatttagaagattatgttaagaagttttaagatgccttgccatcggccgcaacccaagtaatttaattgtggatgaccgtctttagtagaagtttctacgcaatccagggtacataagattcggcctggccgaactgatggcggtatatatttgtttttttttttaataaaattttttgttttatttaagttggaattttttattgttctttttgtttttttcgtaagtaatttttctttttgtttgtctttgtttaatttttccaaaatgttgaaaaactcgaaaagtcaattttttaacaatttcaaaagtcaaaaattttgccatttttggaAGTCCATCAATAGGAAGTctttaaaatttcctagaaatgtcCATAGCGATTACACAAATTATATGTCTTCACATCCCACAATgacctacaaaatttttacaaattcgtAAAGAATATGAACGTGcccccttaggttaggttaggtaggtggcagcccgatgtatcaggctcacttagactattcagtccattgtgataccacattggtgaacttctctcttatcactgagtgctgcccgattccatattaagctcaatgacaagggacctcctttttatagccgagtccgaacggcgttccacattgcagtgaaaccacttaaagaagctgtgaaaccctcagaaatgtcaccagcattactgaggtgggataatccaccgctgaaaaacttttttggtgttcggtcgaagcaggaatcgaacccacgaccttgtgtatgcaaggcgggcatgctaaccattgcaccacgtgccCCCATTTTTTGTACACCATCCATAGAATAATTGATAACACtcgaaataatttgttttttaataaaatgttttggttttatttaagttgggatttttaattgttttttgtttgttttttttttttattttttgtaatatttattaagtattttgttttttgttgtattttgtttgtctttgtttaatttaaatcacTAActataatatacaaaaaattaatgttataagaaaactaaaaaatagaaaaacaatattttaacatttgatttatataaattaataaatacatttacagttcttttgtttgtttgtttattaccAACTAgttacatatataaataatacaatttatttgttgttgttttttgttacattttaattttgtttttaaaaatttggtttttaaaaactaaatgaCTTCAGTGCTGGGATTTAATTCTCCTTTAAATTATAGTTTGTACAAtagttttaaaaagttttcgatttttttttttttgaaacttaagaaaaaaagtcCAATATGGAAAGATTTTTATGATGAAAATAATAAGCTGTGAGAGAGATATTTTTTAAAGAGATCATTTCTTAGATGATTTGCTATATTTACACAATGATTCCCTATGATGATTTTTGGATGATGTGCAGGCCCGCAGTCCCCCCCTCTCCAAGGCATATACGGAAAATGTATATGATGATTGCAGAGGGGGGCGGGAAAAGTGCTTGAGATGAACTTAGTCTAGCCTAGGATTTGTTtaataattcttaaaaaaaactaaatgtcTTTGTTCGGTTTGTTTGTTTCTTCTGTCTTTTTTTCTACGATCTAGGATTTTTGTTAATTGATTCTGTACATGATTTGTTAATGAAGGATGAGGGGGCGGGTTCGGGGGTGATATTCCTTGTTAGTCCttagtttcgttttttttttttttcatttcttctcTTTACGTTAGTCTGACATCACAGTTGACCactttgaatttgaaattttggtttatcTTAAGCCCAAATACTTAAGTTTTGGCGATGATACGTTAATGGTGCTGCAATTGCTGCtgattgctgctgctgctgcataGGATATAATTCCGGAGTTCGAGCCTGACCCATCAAGCCGGGTCTCTTCAAACTAGCCGTGCTGTCCCACAATCAGTGTTGATAACGCATCGTTTGGGCATGTGTGGAGGTGGCATGACCATTGGCTTGATGTTTTTGGGGGCCATGATTGAAGGAACGCCGACCTGTGGTATTGACACTTAGCAACTGGGGAGGATTACGCAAGGGCAATGCTGGTGGCACTGGTGGTGGGGTGGGAGTCTTTAACCTTTGGCCATTGGCTTGTTCCAAGGGTATCGAGTAATGGGTATTACTGTAAATGTAATTGGGATCCATTATCTCTGTACTGGCAGTTGAATTGGAATAGTCCTGTGAGGTTCCATAGTGCATGGGTTGTTGGTGATAATTGATGTTTTGCTCTTGATTACCATTCGAATGTATTATGGGTAAATCGGCATAGGAATAGCAGGAGTCACCTACAGCTGCAGTTAGTTGGAACAAATGTGGCTTCGTATAGTGATTGAGTTTTTGTTGGGCGGCTGCAGCAGAGTTATTGGCATTATTTTTGATGTGGACCACAAAGGAATCACTATCATCGGCATGATTACCTTGagatttgtttgattttttctcATTCATCATGGATGCCGTGGGTACTTGCAATTGTTGGAAATTCTTTTGCTCACCACCATTCAGCGAAATGGgacacatgggtccataatgaGCCTGACCCATGGCATGAGGCGTATAGGTATTGGGGAATGTCGAATGAATACCCAAACTGCAGGGATGATGTTGATGCCGGGTCATATAGTCCTCATCGCAGAAGGTCTTTTGATATTCACGTTCCTTGTGACCCAAGGCCGAGTTCCCAAAGATACCTCCCTTCAGGTAATCACGAATCTTTCTGCGGCAACGATAGACAATCAAAACCAAAGTGGTAATTGTGGCAGCAGTACCAACCAAAAGGGCCCCAATCAAAGCCTGTTTGCGGGCATCATTGTGGGAGCAACCCATTAGGGCCGGATTTAGATTCTTCAATTCTTCACCGCGTAGACTTTCAGGAAATTCACAGAGAACATCAGCCACGCCACTATCGCCTGTATTGTTTTTGCCTATGAGCACATTTCTCAACCACATAACACGGCAATCACAAGCAATGGGATTTTCCGAGATGTCGAAGGTTATCAAATCTTGCCAGGGGAATAGGCCTTCGGCCAGGGTGGTCAAACCATTAGCCTTTAGATTTACATATTTCAAATGGGGCAAACCACTAAGAGCTCCTTCCTGCACCTCATTGAGCATTTTGTTGGAGGCCAAGTTCAGATATTCCAAGTTGGTATTACTGGAGAAGGCTCCATTTAGGATACGTTTCAGACGTAGTGCACCAGTGATTTCCAAACGTTTCAATTGTTTCAGACCCACAAAGGCTCCCTCCAAAATAGCTTCGAAATCATTTTGGCCCAAAAACAATTCCTCCAAACGACCCATGTGGCTAAGGCTATTGGTGGGCACACGAGGCAATCGATTATCGGATAAATCCAAAATTCTCAACGATTCCAAACCCAAGAAGGAATCATGGGAGATGTTACGCAAACTAGCTCCTTTCAAATTCAAACGTGTCAAGCCTTTCAAATCCTGGAAAGCAGCCGAGGGCACTGTCATCAAGGCATTGGTACCCAAAAATAGTTCCGCCAACATAGGCATGGCCTGGAAATGTATGGGATCTGGCACCGAGGTCAAAGCATTGTCATCCAAATATAAAATTCTCAATTGTGATAAACCATCAAAAGCCTTGGGATCAATGAAGCCAATACGATTTTCTCCCAAATTCAATTCTTCAATTTTGGCCAAAGGAGCAAAAGTACCCTGATGCAATTCCGAGATGAGATTTCCTCGAAGATTTAAAACCGTCACTGCCGACAGACCAATTAAGGTCTTATTGCTAATTTGGCCAATTTTATTATACTGCAGATGGACCTCTTGCAGCTTACGCTGATAGGCAAATGTCCTTTGAGGTATATTCATCAAATGATTCGAAGATAAATCCAAAAAGGTCAATTCAGCATAGAATTGTATGGATGAATCGATGGTCTTGATTTTATTGTTCTTGATGACCAAACGTTGTATGCTGGGATTCAAGGCAATCGGTAACACATCCAATTGTCCTTCACCACATTGGACAATAAGGGTGTTATCATCACACTGACAACCAGCTGGACAATTGGCCAAAGCCGATGTTGAGGAGGCAGCTAGCAATAGCACAAATGTGCTAAGCATTATGGCAAGTTCAAAGGTGATTTTCTGCATGGTTCTAAGCGGTGGTGGGGGCGTTTGCGGTTTCAATTCGATCGAAAAGAGCGAGCGATAAATACGCCGCCggagaaattcaaaaataataaaattatgttagAGTCCTTGACGAGATGGCGAGgagatattggaaattttgaagaTTCTTGGGAAAATGGCGGTGGTGTTGTTTTCAGGTTAAAGTTCCATATTCTGCAAAACAAGgaatacaaaatacaaaattaaaaatttgtcataatttcgaataataataatttataatataatataataaaatttatggaattatttaggtgaaattttatacaaattatttaggtGAAAATTAAAgactaaagaaaattaatatgcaatttttaaatttcaaattttttttttgttaaaattacaaagtttaaaaaaaaattgatgaattttttaatattaatattttttatgttttaatggttattttttgttagttttaaTTTAGACTTAAAGCAAACTCAATTTgctaattttttcccaaaaaacaaaactgtattcttaaatagatttttgttttaatggaaTTCCCATTTCttatgagaaattttaatgaGGGGTCTCTAAGCCAGAATTTATAGCAACTCGAAATTTTGGCTTTAgagaaatttctttgaaaactaAAAAGATTATTGTTGTTCTAAAATTTTGCTTAGGCAAAACAATTTTGTGCctctataaaaatatgttaaaaaaaaattaaaaagtatttaattgtgtttacattaaattattttttttacaagatttgcaatcataataaattatgaaaataaatataaaaaaaggttttgtccaaaaattattattataaataaaagttattttttaataaaaatcttaacaaacatttcaaattattcatttttaaatttcaaaataa
This is a stretch of genomic DNA from Haematobia irritans isolate KBUSLIRL chromosome 4, ASM5000362v1, whole genome shotgun sequence. It encodes these proteins:
- the trn gene encoding tartan; this translates as MQKITFELAIMLSTFVLLLAASSTSALANCPAGCQCDDNTLIVQCGEGQLDVLPIALNPSIQRLVIKNNKIKTIDSSIQFYAELTFLDLSSNHLMNIPQRTFAYQRKLQEVHLQYNKIGQISNKTLIGLSAVTVLNLRGNLISELHQGTFAPLAKIEELNLGENRIGFIDPKAFDGLSQLRILYLDDNALTSVPDPIHFQAMPMLAELFLGTNALMTVPSAAFQDLKGLTRLNLKGASLRNISHDSFLGLESLRILDLSDNRLPRVPTNSLSHMGRLEELFLGQNDFEAILEGAFVGLKQLKRLEITGALRLKRILNGAFSSNTNLEYLNLASNKMLNEVQEGALSGLPHLKYVNLKANGLTTLAEGLFPWQDLITFDISENPIACDCRVMWLRNVLIGKNNTGDSGVADVLCEFPESLRGEELKNLNPALMGCSHNDARKQALIGALLVGTAATITTLVLIVYRCRRKIRDYLKGGIFGNSALGHKEREYQKTFCDEDYMTRHQHHPCSLGIHSTFPNTYTPHAMGQAHYGPMCPISLNGGEQKNFQQLQVPTASMMNEKKSNKSQGNHADDSDSFVVHIKNNANNSAAAAQQKLNHYTKPHLFQLTAAVGDSCYSYADLPIIHSNGNQEQNINYHQQPMHYGTSQDYSNSTASTEIMDPNYIYSNTHYSIPLEQANGQRLKTPTPPPVPPALPLRNPPQLLSVNTTGRRSFNHGPQKHQANGHATSTHAQTMRYQH